The stretch of DNA AGTTTGTTAACTCAGTAGTGTAACAGTGTCTTTTTATTTGATCATTTGTGATGCTGATACAGTAATATGTTTAATTCCCTACAGGGATGCTGTAAAGTGGGGAAAAgctaggacaattccaagggtccCTGCTGATAGGGGCCCAAATAAATAGGTAAAATAATTTTGCtatctggttgtgattttttttatatatatagtcaGAAAACGATGAAAACAATCTCTTGTTTTTGGCAGTAATAGTTAAATATCCACACTGACCAAACGTAAGCTTCCACATTGACTGACCAAATGGTTTGGCCCACTACTAACTTTACAGTGCTTCATAGCTGCAGCTGTTCCCTGTCAGTCGGCAGTTGTGGCAGAGTAGTGAAACTATGCGACCAGTGCCCAGTAAAATAAAGTCTGTGagtcaaaaaaagaaagagaaaacgGTGAGAGAAGAGCGACGAACGAAAAGAGTGTCAGTTTGtgacccgtttttttttttttttgtagtctaGCCCGCTTTttcccgctgtgggataaagtacaaatacaaatagccAGTCTGTGTGTTGTGGAAATAAACCTGTTAGCTTAATGTCCATAATGAAATTTAAGCTAGCAGAGTGTTAGCATGCCTACATCTCACTcctttttaaccaacatttaatCAGAGCAGGTAAATGTTACGCATGAGTTATTAAATCAGATGCCCCCCTTACCAGATTTAACAACAGATGAGTCAGCAGCAGCCCTGTCTCGCCATAACTTTACGCCTCCTAGTGAtgaaggtgagcaacactgtgttcaATGTCATGTCACTTAGGATCATTGCAGTCTGTGGCAATTTCTCTCTCTTGCGCATATTACCTttacaaaaaaagataaaatatttttgtgatgacaGAAATTCAAACACAGAACATATTATGTCATGTTGTTATGTAAAGCTCTTGGGGGTCAGTTAAGGTTCTTTAGGGTTCTAGAGATGTGGTTACAACAACTGGTAGGCGGGGGCGGGGGGttccagaattcctggcggcgccTCTGATTCTCTCCCTATACTGTACTCCGAAAGCCCAGCTGTGGttaaagaatgtcattttactgCCATCATGTGGTCACAGCCAGTTTTGCATGAGGATGACTTCAAAGGACGGCTGCCACTGCAGCAAAAATAATCCCTTCACTCACTAGCACCAAGTCGTTTTAGACATGCGctcataatcacaataataacaagcaCTGTTTTCTGTCAGCATTTACATTGACTTTTTGTCCATCTCATTTATCACCCTTTTAACACTTGAATTGAGAAAATCTACCATCTGGCAACAAATCAAGCAGCACAACCTCTAATCTTCCTTCAGATTAACCCCGTGACCCCTGTGTGATAGGTCAGTGGATGACCTCCTGCCATGGGACTCgactaaaacacacaaacaacacaaaaaacataacaaTGGATAGATAAAGCAAATGAATAATGTGATGCTACAAACTGAATGAGCAAGAACCcgtgttgtaaaattactttcaTCCTGCAGAGGCAGCCGTGTGTTACCTTCCTGCTAGCTGTCTTTTTGTCATCGTAGTACAAAATTATCCAACAGAGTAGGAGAAGTGAGTATTATCTGTTTAACTTTCAGCTTTATTCCCATTCACACAGCCAATATCTACCTGCTACCGCAGAAGAAGTCCAATTGGTGGGTACGCTGTGAACCTACATTCTGTGACGGTGCGGAAGATCAATCCAGAGTTTCCtcttgtcagctgggataagctccagctgtcctttgactCTAAACAGGCCAAGTGGGATAGAAAATGTGATGGATAGACGGTTGGAGGGGTTTGCTCAAGTGCTCCTCCTTTGTAACATAGGCAAACTACGCTGCCCGGGGGAGTCAAACCTGTGGCGCTGCGTTCACAGGCCGCATTCTTGAGCTGCTTTTCCACGGCTGCCTCCACAACGTCAGCAGCACATTGAATGTTTGAAGCATAGATACTCACTCTTTCATGTGACTGATTGCTTGTCCTCTTTTTATTGCCTTCCTCTCGTCCTCATCTGCATTTTCTTTCAGTTTCTCCACACGGCcgccgctctctctctctctttctctcgctCTCCAGTGAACCAAATCACTTCTCCTCGCTCGCCGCCCACCAGCCTCCAACCGCGGCCTACATTCCTCAGAGAGAGAAACCCGTCCCGGATGGTGTTGTCAAGACGACTGCACACCAACCACAGACTCCACTTTGGTCAGCTTCATTAGCGATGGAGGGCGATGGGGGGATGATCACGGAGGAGGTTGAGGAGCTCCAGGCTGCAAACATCTCAACTACACAAGCAAACTTTGACTCATTGTGTGTCTGCAGCCGTCAGTGCCAAAACTCCTTTTTTGTCACCCTGGCAAAGGATTAGAGAAGAGAATAGAAAAATGATCATCCCTGAATGGAATATGATCCTCCTTTTCTCAACCCCTGATTATAGAAATGACATCAGAGAGTGCGTGAAGCTCCTCCGCCaccacaaacattttttcattcagtgaACACAAAAAGCAACCTGGAAAAAGATCATGTGGGGTCACATGTCAGCCAAATGGGGATGATGATGACGTATGTTTGATTAGCAGATCAagtgccttgtgtgtgtgtgtgtgtgtgtgtgtgtgtgtgtgtatgagtgtgtcaGGGGGCTTTATAAAAGGTCTGGAGGTCGAATGTGAAGTCATTATCGTGGCTGATCATCAAACGAGCTCCTGTCACCATCAGGGACCATGTGAGTACCATCCCAAATTACAGGATACTACAGTATAAAGGTAATGCTTAAGGTAGTATTTTAACATAGTTAATTGTTATGTCATTGTAAAAAGACATACAAGTGACTGTTATTTTAAAGATGTCCTTTGTCTGTGTACTGTGTGCTGTTTTGAACAAAAAGGTCATATTTTTTAGTTCTGTTGATTATCATCACTGATGCCTTGTTCAATGCAATATACTAAAATCGagccaaataaacacaaaaatcacttttaaaaaacttttgtctttcattcttttgtgtttttttgacaAGCACTTTTCTTGTGTCCATTGTTGTTCAAGTCCTGGATTGCTTTCATGGACTGTCCGGTTCtgaggatctactgtatattgcgTTGACTGTTTTGGCATATAGAGCAGGAGCAGAACTGTTGAGATGATTTTTAAaggaactaaaaaaataaaccaatattccccttttttttaatagttttcttcatttaattaatttttttcagatactatgtaaaaaaaaagcctgttgttgaaGAGTAACACATGGCTCTGATGCAGAAAGCTTGTAAAGTGTTAGACTTATGAGGCTGCTAATTTAACGAGTAGCAATgacttttgtatttttcttttcttttctctcgGTCACAGAAGATGCAGAtgtcccacacacacatgcagcgtCTCTTCATCATGTTTCTGGTGGTCTTTCCAACAGGACTTTGTGAACAGAACCAGAGGTgaccaggattttttttttttaccttaagcAGTGTTGTGATGTGGAAAACATCCATCCACTAGGGTTTCAGGAGCccctcccagctgacttcgcggtgacaggcggggtcgccagccaatcgcagggcacatatagacaaacaaccattcccactcgctcacattcatacctatggacaatttagagtcgccagttaacctaacatgcatggttttggaatgtgggaggaaaatggagaaaacccacgcacacacggcgagaacatgcaaactccacacagaaatgcccaatggagattcgaacccaggtcttctcgatcttCTGACTGcatatacaataaaatatatatgtaacaGCAGTCAGCCCTGCACACAATGGGGCTTGAACCCGCGACCAGACATCCCCAACAAATGAGAGTTAAGTCGAGCAATGCTAGCCAGTGAACCAAAAGCCCCAGGCTATCAACCCACTGTCCAGCACAGCTCTTAAGGTGTTGGGGAGTTTATGTAGAGACAGTGTCGTGGGAGAATCCTGTATCTGTGTCCCCTCTGAACCTCTTTTCAAGCCTTTCTGACCCTTGAGGGCCACTATACTTGTCTGTACCTCTGGATTCTATGTATGTTGTGTCTCCAGTCGCAGGTCCGTCACCGAGCACCAGCTCATGCATGACCGTGGACGTAACATCCAGAGCCTCAAGAGACTCATCTGGCTGTCCAGCGCCATTGAGGATCTCCACACCGCCCAGATCCGCTCGGCTGCCTTCAGCCCCAGAAAAGCCCTAAACTTGGCTCTGGATCCAGACCTGGTGCCGGCTGCCACCAAGGACCCCCAACCCGCTCAAGTGCAGAAACTTCTGAGAGACTTCTTAACTATTCCTCACTTGTTAGAGCGAGAGTCCTGAACACACACCGACATGAAGACACACCTCAAACATGacaacatacatacatgtaaatAACAACACACGCATACTGTGTACTGTACCGCCAAAGTGGAACATTGTTTGTTGGCAAGCTTGTCTCGTGGTTTCGATGCTAGTCATTAGTCATTATGTTGAACGCTTCATGCTATCGACGTTAGCATCTAATTGGTCAAATTCATTTTTGTacttaattaatattttaaaacttGTAGTGATTGTAATGTACTGAGCAGCTAGACAGTTTCCTATGTCACAGTCAGGTCCATATCTgtttctgtggttatcatcacacttttcagtTTTGCTATCactggtacccttctgtggtAGCATCATATGAAagccaaacaaaaagaaaacacaagttcATTCTTTAGATGCTCACAGAGCTgacgtgatgatgatgatgagctcCAAGTTCCTACCACTTTTGCAGGTCCCACTATATGTTGCATTAAATGTGGCCAAACGTTCTAACACAACTGTCATTGTCCTCCTTTATAATGGCCAATTTGTATGCATGTGACTGCTGTGAACAATTGTCTCGATGTGACTGTATGCAGTGAATTGTGTTCCCATCTCATTCACATGAGGACAcaatataaacatgtaaaagaACAA from Dunckerocampus dactyliophorus isolate RoL2022-P2 chromosome 8, RoL_Ddac_1.1, whole genome shotgun sequence encodes:
- the pth4 gene encoding parathyroid hormone 4, with protein sequence MQMSHTHMQRLFIMFLVVFPTGLCEQNQSRRSVTEHQLMHDRGRNIQSLKRLIWLSSAIEDLHTAQIRSAAFSPRKALNLALDPDLVPAATKDPQPAQVQKLLRDFLTIPHLLERES